TCCCGACCTTTGCGGTTTTTGAAATACCGCGATTGGGCGTCGGTCGTAAGAAAGTGATGATTATACCAAACTAGCATACTCAGCAAGCAAtgattttaaaaaggaaaaagataGTTATAGATGGACGAGACAGTCTAGTCTTGTTTGCTCTGCTTTCCTCTTGCCTACTCGCCCATGTTGGTTTCGCGTCCTCCTTGCACTGGGTGGATTCCCCGGTGGAAGGATTTCTCTCGGTATCCACCACATACGGTTCCCGGGCAAACGTCCAACACAGCGGAACGTGAGACGtgatttataaaaacaagaggtttttcgcttttttttttttttacactGAAAACTAGTCCACCATCCATTGCAATTCAAGGCAACGCAGTTTGTTCTTTCccatatcttttttttttcttttttttttattgattgttttgtttgttttcaactTGCCTCCCTTTCTTCTATAGAATTTTGCGTCTTCAATTAATGATTcattctctcttttctttttcttttctttttgtgttgactttttcgttttttttcgacatcttcctttttgcttttccctttttgtttacaaatagTGAATGggtcttttgaaacaacGGTATCATGAACTCTTGGACTTGCGCGTGCGTGGTGAACGCCTCCCCATAGCAAGGCGTCTTCAACACTTTACATGGGCATGGTTTGCTTCGACAATGGGTACAGGTGGTATTGGCATGATCACCTCCCTGTATTACTTTCGGTTCCATGGCCTCACCACCCttggaaaaatcattttcatctttcaactatgtattttttcccttttcacAGTATGCATTCTCTTTCGCTTCCTTCGTTACCCAGGTACCTTTTGGAGATCTTGGAATAATGCTGGCGAAGCTGTCTTCATGCCGACTTTTCTCCTCTCCGTCGCCACCATCATCAGCAATTTCTACCCATATGCCTATCCATACACCGGTGAATGGATGGTTTGGACAATCCGCATTACCTATTGGATCTACTTTGTCATTGCTTGCATAGTTTGCGTCAGTCTCTTTTATACCCTTTTCCGCAACCATCCGTTTCAAATAGGTACCATCATCCCTGCCGTTGTTCTTCCCATCTTTCCTTGTATGATTTGCGGTGTCGCCGCCAGTGCCATTGTCGAGTCCCAGCCTCCAGCACAGGCAAAGAACATGATCATTGCCGGTATCGCCTTTCAGGGCTTGGGATTTTGGGTCtatcttcttttgtatgGAAATAACCTCTTACGTCTCTTCACCGCCGGTCTTCAGGCCCCCTCTGACCGCCCTGGTATGTTTATCCTTGTAAGCCCTCCTTCCTATACAGGTCTTACTCTTTTGGATCTAGGTTTTGGTGCGGTTCACAAGCAGCATTCCATTTTCGTCACCAAA
The nucleotide sequence above comes from Schizosaccharomyces osmophilus chromosome 3, complete sequence. Encoded proteins:
- a CDS encoding transmembrane transporter gives rise to the protein MGLLKQRYHELLDLRVRGERLPIARRLQHFTWAWFASTMGTGGIGMITSLYYFRFHGLTTLGKIIFIFQLCIFSLFTVCILFRFLRYPGTFWRSWNNAGEAVFMPTFLLSVATIISNFYPYAYPYTGEWMVWTIRITYWIYFVIACIVCVSLFYTLFRNHPFQIGTIIPAVVLPIFPCMICGVAASAIVESQPPAQAKNMIIAGIAFQGLGFWVYLLLYGNNLLRLFTAGLQAPSDRPGMFILVSPPSYTGLTLLDLGFGAVHKQHSIFVTKNSPDWLMFICTFLAIFMVALGAFNFILALVSVVAGFCSPGKLKFKISWFAMIFANGGLVMVIQELGKAVDSRALDVLGQVCGGIISVVWVILILLAIRAIYVQEVLYPGKDEDVNILPPDVLKYFEKLELFGGDNAGGSDNGSSKDGRIVHDEMYVKKINHTQNL